TCTGTAGTCAGGGACTGAATTCAGTTGGAAATTAGGTGAAATTCTCCATCTATTCAAAGCAGACTGATGGGATAGGCTGCCCTTTGGGGACCTGCGGTGCTGTGGTGTTTGCACGTGGCTGGAGACACAGAAAGCCCTCTCTTAGCTGTAAGGCAGAGCAAGTGCTACAGCCCTTTGTGCAAGGGGGAAGGTGACTGTGTGAAGCAGAACATGCCAAGTAAAGAGATGATTCTTCTCAGTCAGGATTTTCTCAGTTgtatcatcttttaaaaatcatccaTGACTTAGATTTTGGTTGCTCTGGACTTTAAGGGATGCTTTGAATTGGAGTGCCACTGGAATTCCTTCTGTGTTCTTTTGCTTTCCATATCAAAGCATCCAATATCCTTGTATGAATTGCTTCTACCAGCAAAGACCTTTTTGAGCTAATTCAGTTAGAAAAAGAAGACACTTTGTGAGTTCCTACTGAGCTACTATGGATACTTTCCTAAACGTTGAGGTACAGAAGGGGCTCACCAGAAAACCCAGTGGAGCCAAAGGAAATGCTTTAATCAATTCTAGTAGTGACAAGCCTGTGAAAGGTGTTATATCACAATGTTTTCTTCAATTATAAATTTTATTTGCTTACCTGAGCAAATTTGGCTCTTGACAGTACCTTGTTTCCTTGCATCAAGTCTGTCCTTTTGTTGATGTGAGTAGTAACTGTTATAGCTACTGTTCACAAGCAGCAAAAGCTCATCATTTTGTTCTCATGATGATGAGTGGGAGGAAATACTAGCTTGATTTCCTGCAAGCAGCTAGTGGGTGCATCCTAAGCCAAGCAGCCTCAACTGGAACTAGTCACATCTTTGAAATGTGATCATCTACCTGAGCTGTAGTTCAGTGTGCCATGGAAGTTACAGGTCTCATGTCTGCCTCAGTTTAGGATGACAGTAGGGTCATGGCTGTGATGCAAAGCACCCAAAGTAGCCCATTGTGTTACTCTGACTTACCTCACTAGTCACCACCTCACTGAATTGCCCCAAAGCCTCCTTTGCTGTCCTGTATTATATCCATCTGGGAGAGATTGCTGGCTGTCATCACCCATGGATGCCATCACACTCTTTCCCTTCATGTGAATGAGCTGTAACTTAAACCACAAGTAAAAACTATGCCATGTGAGTTGAGAGTGTCTGTGTGAGGGAACCAcagatccagaaaaaaaaaccctctcctATCCAATGCTTGCTCATCTCGATAGAGTCAACTAGGTAACTGGGGAAGGATAAGTCAGAGCAGAAGCTGAGATGACAATGAGTGTAATTTAGGCTGTAGATGTTGTCAGTAAAACAATTAGACTGGTTTTGAGAGCTTAGCCAGAGTTAACAGCTCTTCTTACATGTCTGGATAAACAGGAGCTGGCTGTACTGTACTGAGAGATTGTTTTCACGTCAGTAAGTAGCTATTAGCACTTCCTGGATGTGATTGCATTTGCTGAACCAGTTATCCTTCTCCAGCAAACTCAGAAGATAATTTTAGCTCTGGTTAGTGCTACAACTAAATTCAAGAAGCAGATGCCACCTACATTTGCACCTTTGCTTTTCCACTGCTGCTTATCTTGGGGTAACATTCCCAAGGACACACATGCTTGGGAGTGCACCTGGTGGTGTCCCTGTCCAGCATCTTCTGATGTCTAGCCCTGGTCCACAGGCACTTGACATGGCCAAAACCTGCATCAGGTATGGTTTTAGCTGTGTGTGGTTCCCTGAGGAAGAGGGAATGTTAAAAGCACTCTCATGGGCAATGATCAAGGGCTCTGTTGTGTTGGTGTCATGTGAATGCAAACCTTGGAACTTTTCAAAGCCCAGTTCCTGTAGTACTTTTCATCCATGAATCTGCTGCTTCCCAATACTGCTCATGCCTCAAGCACTGGAGGTCTCATACTGGAAACAATCCTGGTTGCATGAGCCATTGGATCCAGCTCCTGCTTTAGCTGGAAGGAAAAGCATCCATGGCTGATCTTCTGTGCCACCTCGAGTTTCTCACTATGAATATAAACCCAATTAATTTGATAAGCCCATTCCCCTGTAaggaatgttttccttttcatggGATCAAGACAAGAGATTCAGATGTTAAGAATTGATGGGGGATTGGTGCAAGTGAGTTCATCTGCAGTGAGCAAGTGGATGCTGCTCTCCATCCAGAGAGACTGGGGATGTGGGTGGTATTGCATCTCCAAAGGTCTGAGTTGTATCGCTGGCATGAGCTTTACTAACTCTATGCAGTGCTCCTAGCAGTGAAGCCTTTTTGGAGAGGGGAATCTTGTTCTGATGTTGTAATGGAGCAAGAATAAAATGTGTGGCCTGTGGTGGGGAGAGCTGCCATGGTTCCAGGTACTGCAGATGGTTTGGGAGAAAACCTTACTGCTGATCCCCAGGTACAGGCAGCACTGAAGGGGAAAAGCTCACTTCTTAAGCTGATGGTTTGGGCAAAAACCAGTCATCTAATGAGAGTACGGAGGAAGCCCAGTGCTTGTTGATAGTCTGGTTTGGAGCCACAAGTGTATCTCTGGATATTAGACAAGCAGTTTAAAATGTGCCATGGGTTTTAGCCTAATTAGATGCATTGCAGATATGTCACATCCATTTTATTCTCCACAGCTGtttaaaaaaggggaaaaaaaaaaaaccccaaaccaaacaacaaaacccccaaacccctgaGATTGGAGCAGCTGCAGTCACTCAGCTGTCAAAATGGGACAAGGCTTTTTCTGCTCCTCTTTTATTTCCACTTCACACTGTTCTGCTGCACATATTTGGCTGTTCTGTGAATTTGCAGatgatgagatttttttttcccccaactgCTTTTGATCTATACAGAAAGACTCACGCAGTTCTCATTTGAATTCATTAATACTTTCGAGTAGGCATTTTAGTTTCATGTTCCCTGGCTTGTTTCCCTCTGTGATGTTATCTAACTGACAAGTTCATCGTGCTCTGCATTACCTTTAGGTTTTTGAGTCTCAAACATTTCCTCTTTGCTGAAAGCTGTGATCATTTTTAGAGCTGTTACAAAGGCACCATTTCCTCAGGAGAAAACCTGAGTTCCTCTCAGCTTTGATTACTAGCAAATCAATATTGAAGCACGTAGGTTTTTTGTACAGCATGAACAAAGTATGTTTTATACCATCAACTGTAGTTTGAATTGCAGTTTAAAAACCTGCTGGAGCactaaaagcagcattttgttgACAGCTTCTATGCCAGGGAAGTCACAGCATTAAAGGGAATTTCCTGGGTTGGAGTTTTTCCCACAAAGGTCTGCTGTCTTTTCCCCAACAATTGTGAATTTAGCACAATGTACAGAATTATAGCAAGAACCTTGATTCCTAAACATGTGGCCAAAAGGATGAGGAGGGGGTGTGTTTCCTGTTGATCAAGCACAACCATTTCTGTGGTCAGACCATTGATCTGGAGTTGCTGGGCTAGTGCTGGCTTTGGGAAGGGTGTAGGTGTTAGCAAATGGCCAAACTGTGAATCATTGACTGTCAGAAGCATTTGGCTTGTctggtttttttaagttcttgTGGACCAGTGTGGTACAGTGGGGTTGGGAAAGGAACGTGTTTTGGATGACCAGGATGATGAATGTATGACGCTTCATGTTTATTTGTAATGTCCTTTTTATACTTAGAAATTGCTTACATATGTATCTGTatgtaaataaatgtttaatcCTTTCCACTTGGAGTTTGGAGTGTTTGATTGGTTTGGATTTTGATTCAAACTGCAAAGCTTAGTTGCTTAAATATGTCCAACACAGCTTCACTTGACTTGTTATCAGGCCCACAAATGAACATCTGCTAAGGGTTTTCATCTCGGGTTGACCATACCAAAGCTCTCACAGCACTAGGACCTCACAAGAAGAGTAAGAGTAGAGCTGCTGCCCCGTAGCACTagaacagaaggaaatatttatCCAAAACAAGATAGTGAAGATTGAAATGCCAGATAAATGCCGGCGTCTGTCGCTAGAGGGTGGTCTTCGACAGAGGTAACACCTTCACTCACCTCATTGCTAACCTGGAGCTGCTTAAACTATTCTAGCAGGATGCGAGGTTTGTGTTGAATGAAGATGATGGTTGGATGCTTTGGTTGCCTCTTATTCTTTGtcttaatgtttttgtttttaatgctaGTTCTTCAGCCTTCAACTTGCCTTTTTCATGCTCATAGAACTCCACTGCAGTTCCTCAGGGACCTGCCCTTTGGGGGACCTGGAATCCTTTTGGACAAGGTCTCCCATTTTCAGCCTTTGGTCTTTTGTTCAATATATAAAGTTTGTGCTCTGACTCATTCGGGAGATCAGGTTTCCTCCCCTGTGCTCTGTTCTACATCAAAGATGACTTCTGCTAACACTTGCTCTGAGAAATGAGCTGTGAAGCTTGAAGACACCATGTGTCTTTTATTGCTTCTTTTACTGACCTTGAAGCTCCTTCTTTTGGAAATGTCTGACATGAGGGCTGGACCATCTGCTCTGTGTTCCGCAGGAAGCTGGCAATTTGAGTCAGTGATAAAACAGGTATTTGGAGAGGGAAAAATATCTCTGCATTCTTCTAGGTAGGCATTGGGTaaagggaggggaagaaaatattCCTTAAAGCTCAGGAATTATTTATTGAAAGAGCGTAGGGCTGGAGTATGTTGCCTGAGTCGGGGAAAAGTGATAGCTGGAGAAGCCTGACTAAGTCCTTcctggggaaagagaagggtCAGGTGAAGAGTGGCAGCTTCTCCTTGCAAGAAGCATGTAACCAGTGGGCTGTGCAACCTTCTTGTCAGCAGGTGCAGCAGCAAGAGCACACCCTGTGCCAGGCTTTACTGCGGGTAAAAGGAGTGTTAGGAGCATGAAGGCTCCCTGCACCAAGGGAACAACCTGTCTAGGGGAAGAAATGCAAGGCTCTCAGACTGCAGGAGCAAAACCATGACTGCTTCTCCCCCATCTTCTTATGTACCTAATCTTCCTCCCATTCACTTGGGGAGGCGATATCCTCACATGAGAACTTTCAGCCTTGCTGCATGTGCAGTCCTCTCACCCCAAGcacaggagagctgctgccctgcattCATTGGGATGGTATCCTACAGGCAGCCCTACCTCATTTACAATCCTGTCTTGATTTATGGATTTCTTTGCATAAGGAATCAAGCACAAACCCAGTATGCATTTGCAGGAGTTCTATTACCTTCAGAATTAAACATGCTGAGCTTCATCTTCTTTTGTACAAGCTTATAATTATAATCACATCAGCTTGCACCAAAGCTATCACTTACCATGGCATGCAAATGCATTCTCTGCTGAATAATATCACTCATGCTGGACAAAACATTTCCTGTCAAGATGCTGTCAGGTGAAAGATGTAGGCATTCTGGCAGTGTTTCACTGGGAGCTGCACGAAGTAACTGGTCTAGTGCCTGGATCAGGTCTAACCCCTATGATAAAGTAGGTGGATGTCCAGTTTATCACAAGGAATTGCTTAGACAGTGATACTGTAATCTTGCATTATGTGAGAGGCTGTAGGAGAAACAACTGTTTTCAAACTGCTCATTTGAGCACTGATGTCTTAAAACCCTTTCAACAATTGCCTTCCCTGTGCTTGGGGATTTGGGTGGGACTAaggctgcttttccttttagttCTTCTATGTAAGCTATTAATGCAGATTTACCTCTTCCAAGCAGGCTCTATTTATCCCTTTTCTACTTGCCTGTGATGTAGACTCAGGAAGCAGGATTTAAttgcaataaataaaatgttttaaccAGGTGTAGCATGAGTGGCTGGAGGCACAGGTTGGTTCAGGTGGGCTCATTATCCTGCCCTATCTGGTGAGGGAGGGTTGGGCAAGTGTCACTGGCATGACACATGAAGTTACATTGGTcatgtagtgggtttgtgtggccaggttttggcaGCTGGGTTTggtacagaggtggcttcttcaaacaaagagctgctggaagcttcccctgtatctgacaaGGCCAGTAGCAGTTGCTGTGAGATGGACCCGCTGCTGagcaaggctgagccaattagccATGGAGGTAAGggctctgtgattaatgtattggagaaggagaagaagctgctgtgcaAAACTGTagcagaagaagggagtgaGGATATaacaacaactctgcagacacccaggtcagtgcagaaggagggcaggaggtgctccaggcccggagcagaggttcccctgcagcccatggtgcagtccatggtgaggccctgtccctgcagctgtggaggCCACCAAGGAGCAGAGATCCAGCTGCAGCCTCGGGAGCAACCCACTGTGGGCTATGACCTTGTGGGAAGCCCAGGCTGGACCAACTCCTAACAGCACCTGTGGCCCCATGGAGAGATGAGCCAAAGCTGGAgtagatttgctgtcaggacctgTGACCCTGTAAGGAACCCAAgctggagcagcctgttcctgaaggactcttttttttccccatggatAAGGCCCACGTTGGGACAGTTTGGGAAGTACTGCACCCTGAGGATGAGACCCACACTGGAACCGCTGCTTCTTCTTGgagagaggcctcctcacacttcccactgctacactttagggtccctccccacgggagacagtccctcacaaacttctccagtgtgggtccttcccatgggctgcagctcctcacaaactgctccatcatggggcctgccacaggggcagctcctcacaccctgccccaacgtgggtcacccaccgggagaacagtcctccaggtaccgactgctccagcccgaatccctcacagggtcacaagtcctgacagcaaacctgctctggcctgggctcctttTCCCACAGACTCCCTggtcctgtcaggaacttgctccagggtgagcttcccacagtcacagcctccttcaggcatccacctgctctggcgtgggctcctccatgggctgtgagtggatctctgctccctggtgccctccatggactgcaggggcacagctgcctcaccatggtcctcaccactggtcacaggggagtctttcttccagggcctaagcactctCCTGCCCTTCATtctgcactgaccttggtgtctgtggagatgttatcacattctcactccctggtgttgctgcagttcagcaactgcccagaaacttcttcttcttctccaatgtgttattcacagaggtgttacctcagtcactaattggccaggcctgggtcagctgtgagtccatcttagaattgactggcattagccccctcagctgcaggggaagcttctggcagagatttatttaaagaagccacccctgtagcccctctgctaccaaaaacctggcccaggcaaaaccactacagaagggccccctcccccccctcaGAAGTGGCTCAGGTGTCAGGCTCCCCAACAGCATTGGGAATTCTGTGATGAAAACCTGGCCCTTCTCCACAGCAAGGCATCAGGCAGGAGTCTGGAATGGACATGGACTCCAGGGCTGCTCTTACGCTTAGAGGACAACACTGAATGCTGAATGTTCATCTCCCTGTACTTGACAAAGTGAGATCTATGAAATCCTCACACATTTACAAAAGTTTTTATTGCACTTTCCAGAGTTCATTTACAGTAAAATACAATAACTGCAAATTCTGGTTTCTCCACATCTCTGTGGTACAAAGATCTGCAAAGACACATAATTCATCTAAGGAAGAAATATGCCAATAGGTGCATAAACAATTTGTTAAATAGCTCTTTTCTCCTACTGGCTCCTTCCCAAAAGTTTGTACAATAATTTAAATGaacacagcacagaaacagcaatTTTTAGTATTTTGGTTTATCACAAAAAGGGACGTGTTTGGAAGAACAACTCAGGAGACCAGCCAGCTGCCCCTTGCAATACACCCCCCGGATCACTTGCACTTGAGAGCAAATTCCTGCCTTCTGAAGAACAAGGTTCCAGAACTGTATCATCTAAAAACAAGTCCTTGGTGCCACATGCAGCCAGGGGAGTTGTTGGAGCCCTGGTTGCATCCCCAGGGTTTAGGCTCTCATTTTGGAAGCACACCTCACCCTCACTGTCCCCTCTGCCCTCCGCCCTGGGCCTCCCACCAGTGTGCCCACAGGTCAGTTGTGAGCCAACGGCCCACACAGATGGTTTTAAGTTTAAAGATGCAGTTGATTTCAAccttttgtttgcagagggagGGATCCACTCCTCGCAGGTGGCAGGAGTCTGTCTGTGAAGGAACTGCTCCAACCTATagccttctctctcttccctgctACTCAGCCTTCCCCGTTTCAGCAGCCTGCccatgagctgctgcagcagagtgtTTTGGAAGGAAGCCCTGGATCGCTTGCGTGTGCAATGCAGCTTAGTGGGGTTTTTAGGGGTGAAGATAGTGACAGAggattttctttccccaaaagcCCAGAGCTTCTGGAGAGGTTTCATCATAGGAGTTGACTGTGAGTAAGGAACAAAGTCTTGAGCAGTGATTGAGCTGCATTCCGAGTCACAGGAGTGAGTTACTGGTGTGCTGTGGCCACACATGTCCCCTCTTGTGCTGAAGGCAGGAGGGGACATGCGTAGGACTGAGCTCAGTTTTGAACTGTTACAGAGGACATCTCCAGGACAAAGCACCATCTCAGAAGCCGTGACCTTTTCTGTCAAAGTATCTTCCTGAATTAAAGAATTACAGGATTTGTTTAAGAACTGCACAGGTTTTGTCACCTCTCTTGCACTTGCATCAAAGAGATCAGCAGAAGCATCGTAGCTGCCCTCAGGGAAGACACTGTTCCACAGCATCTCCCTCTTGTTAACACTTTTGAAGGTATTTTCTGACAGTTCTGTCAATGGTTTTAATTCTCTTTTAGATATCTTTGTATTGTTGGGAGTTGCAGGATCACAATCCCATGCCCCTGGGAATGTAAGATCTGTTCTTTGGCTCAGCGTAGAggagttttctttattttccccatGAGCTGAACAGCTCTCATGTGCAGAATGCACACAGGTGGCTGCCTTGCTCCTCTTTGAACAGGAAGTTTCTCCATGTTCAGTAGTACACTGCAAACTAATAAAAGACCGAGCTGCCTTTGAAATGTCAATAGCTGCTTCTCTGGCCTGGCCAAAGCAGCTCTCAGAAACAGATGGCTCTGATGTATCTGGCAAGGACTGTGATAGAATAGGTAGAGGAGGGTTAGGGATAAAGCAAGATGCTCCATACTCCTTGTCAGCTGAAGATAAAACACTGGAGGAAGACTCACAGTGTGATACCTCACCACCACTCAGAGGACCTGTATTTGACTGAAGACAAGCAAACAGTACATTCTCCCAGCTATCATCCTCTGCTGGTGGCAAGAGGCTGCCAGAGACAGTGGCTTCAGGCAAGTCACCAGCCCCCAGGGTTTGCCTTAAGGATTTAAGGTTTCCACCCACCTTGCTGCTTTCAGGAAGGGCCTGTTTGCCTGCATCAGGGCTGGCTGACCATGTGTCACTCTCACCATCTTCTATTCTGGCTAAAAATGCATTTAGGCTTTCTGAGAATGGGAGCTCATCCCACAGCACAGAGTCTGTCTGAGACACTCCAGCTATGTTTAGATGATTAGATGCTGAGGCATCTCTCTTGTAGAAAGAGGAGTTGTAGCATTTTTCTGAGCAAGAATAATTTCTACTGCTAGTCTTTGGGTAAATGTTTTTGATCCCAGATTCCAAGGGATGTTGGAACAACCTGGAACAACCATGTGAACACTCAGTCTTTGAAGAGGATACTCTGTCTGACTTGGGAGTTGCTGAGATACTGTCAGTCTGACTTGGCTGTGAACTCAACTCATTACCCTCCTTTTTATCCCTTTCCTTCACAGGAGAGCTGCAAAATTG
Above is a window of Colius striatus isolate bColStr4 chromosome 1, bColStr4.1.hap1, whole genome shotgun sequence DNA encoding:
- the DDIAS gene encoding DNA damage-induced apoptosis suppressor protein, translated to MNSVRRLLAASVISVQNSCFIYPACQKCFSRLVVDSQRFYCLKCGCRGEAEDVHYRYRLSLRVADTRDLFDITVFGSCLDPFFGVTAENLHRCIQDLNQLSGETDTDASPGVLVQAVETCFIGKRFIFGVKGCASEDGGHSAVSSIFQDCSRVNRSTKSLTACQIFLPNATVTGVTVISYFHRLLQSTKLRSSTNSSHFPGASSAPISQPVSELSSLSSLSRSSCLVQSSGRESFLESWQQSLSLTSAVAWVTAEDFPTLEEGKLVSEQHEQEGRPVSAKSGSISLNHQTLWDSQFCSSPVKERDKKEGNELSSQPSQTDSISATPKSDRVSSSKTECSHGCSRLFQHPLESGIKNIYPKTSSRNYSCSEKCYNSSFYKRDASASNHLNIAGVSQTDSVLWDELPFSESLNAFLARIEDGESDTWSASPDAGKQALPESSKVGGNLKSLRQTLGAGDLPEATVSGSLLPPAEDDSWENVLFACLQSNTGPLSGGEVSHCESSSSVLSSADKEYGASCFIPNPPLPILSQSLPDTSEPSVSESCFGQAREAAIDISKAARSFISLQCTTEHGETSCSKRSKAATCVHSAHESCSAHGENKENSSTLSQRTDLTFPGAWDCDPATPNNTKISKRELKPLTELSENTFKSVNKREMLWNSVFPEGSYDASADLFDASAREVTKPVQFLNKSCNSLIQEDTLTEKVTASEMVLCPGDVLCNSSKLSSVLRMSPPAFSTRGDMCGHSTPVTHSCDSECSSITAQDFVPYSQSTPMMKPLQKLWAFGERKSSVTIFTPKNPTKLHCTRKRSRASFQNTLLQQLMGRLLKRGRLSSREEREGYRLEQFLHRQTPATCEEWIPPSANKRLKSTASLNLKPSVWAVGSQLTCGHTGGRPRAEGRGDSEGEVCFQNESLNPGDATRAPTTPLAACGTKDLFLDDTVLEPCSSEGRNLLSSASDPGGVLQGAAGWSPELFFQTRPFL